One genomic region from Streptomyces sp. NBC_00457 encodes:
- a CDS encoding ABC transporter permease, with protein MSRAELAGSSEVRVPRKQSPLWTFGLLRSELVTTFRRWRTLALLGVLAAVPVLVGIAVKIETSDGSGVGGGGGGGEGPAFISQITNNGLFLVFTALAATLPFFLPMAIGVIAGDAIAGEANAGTLRYLLVAPAGRTRLLLTKYATTMAFCLVATLVVAVSALTVGALLFPLGDLTTISGTQIGFTEGLGRALLIALVVAASLTGVAALGLFVSTLTNSGIAAMATTVGLLITVQILDQIPQLHALQPYFFSHYWLSFADLMRDPIYWDDLVKNLGLQGLYAAVFGAAAWARFTTKDVTA; from the coding sequence ATGTCGCGGGCTGAGTTGGCCGGGTCGAGCGAGGTCCGAGTTCCCCGGAAACAGAGCCCGCTCTGGACCTTCGGTCTCCTCCGCAGCGAGCTGGTGACGACGTTCCGGCGCTGGCGCACGCTCGCGCTTCTCGGTGTCCTGGCCGCCGTACCCGTCCTGGTCGGGATCGCCGTCAAGATCGAGACGAGCGACGGCTCCGGGGTCGGCGGAGGAGGCGGCGGTGGAGAGGGGCCGGCCTTCATCTCGCAGATCACCAACAACGGCCTCTTCCTGGTCTTCACCGCGCTGGCCGCGACGCTCCCCTTCTTCCTGCCGATGGCCATCGGCGTCATCGCGGGCGACGCGATCGCCGGCGAGGCCAACGCGGGAACGCTGCGCTATCTGCTCGTCGCCCCGGCCGGCCGCACCCGCCTGCTGCTCACCAAGTACGCGACCACAATGGCTTTCTGCCTGGTGGCCACACTGGTCGTCGCGGTCTCGGCGCTCACGGTCGGCGCGCTGCTCTTCCCGCTGGGGGACCTCACGACGATCTCGGGAACCCAGATCGGCTTCACCGAGGGCCTGGGCCGAGCCCTGCTGATCGCCCTGGTCGTCGCCGCGTCACTGACGGGCGTGGCGGCCCTCGGCCTGTTCGTCTCCACGCTCACCAACAGCGGCATCGCGGCGATGGCGACGACGGTCGGTCTGCTGATCACCGTCCAGATCCTCGACCAGATACCGCAACTGCACGCACTCCAGCCGTACTTCTTCTCCCACTACTGGCTGTCCTTCGCCGACCTCATGCGCGACCCGATCTACTGGGACGACCTGGTGAAGAACCTCGGCCTGCAAGGCCTCTACGCCGCGGTGTTCGGGGCGGCCGCCTGGGCGCGGTTCACGACGAAGGACGTCACTGCGTAG
- a CDS encoding ABC transporter ATP-binding protein: MDEPPATEPDTEGVGDEVIRTRALTKRFRGGQLAVDGLDLTVPAGSVFGFLGPNGSGKTTTIRMLMGLIEPTSGTARVLGQPMPRGTRAVLPHVGALIEGPALYGFLSGRDNLIRYDAADPTADPRTRRARVAAALDRVGLTAAGSKKAKAYSLGMKQRLGLAAALLQPRRLLVLDEPTNGLDPQGMREIRSLIRELASDGTTVFLSSHLLDEIEQVCSHAAVMAQGRLITQGAVADLAAGIRGRLVVTTPDAGDAARVLKEQGASDVTVEDDRVTAEPPERDLAEVNAALVTAGVRVRGFGVERASLEDAFVALTGEGFDVAG; this comes from the coding sequence ATGGACGAGCCGCCCGCGACGGAGCCGGACACGGAGGGTGTGGGTGACGAGGTCATCCGGACCCGTGCGCTCACCAAGCGCTTCCGTGGAGGGCAGCTCGCCGTCGACGGCCTGGATCTGACCGTCCCGGCGGGCAGCGTCTTCGGCTTCCTCGGTCCCAACGGCTCCGGCAAGACCACCACCATCCGCATGCTGATGGGCCTCATCGAGCCGACCTCCGGCACGGCACGCGTGCTCGGGCAGCCCATGCCCCGGGGCACGCGCGCCGTACTGCCGCACGTCGGCGCCCTGATCGAGGGGCCCGCGCTGTACGGCTTCCTCTCCGGCCGCGACAACCTCATCCGGTACGACGCCGCCGACCCGACCGCCGACCCGCGCACCCGGCGTGCACGCGTTGCGGCGGCGCTCGACCGGGTGGGCCTGACAGCGGCAGGGAGCAAGAAGGCGAAGGCGTACTCGCTCGGCATGAAGCAGCGGCTGGGTCTCGCCGCCGCCCTGCTCCAGCCCCGCCGTCTCCTCGTCCTCGACGAGCCGACGAACGGGCTCGACCCGCAAGGCATGCGTGAGATTCGTTCCCTGATCAGGGAGTTGGCCTCCGACGGCACGACCGTCTTCCTCTCCTCCCATCTGCTGGACGAGATCGAGCAGGTCTGCAGCCATGCCGCCGTGATGGCGCAGGGGCGGCTGATCACACAGGGCGCGGTGGCGGACCTGGCGGCCGGGATACGGGGCCGGCTCGTCGTCACCACCCCGGACGCGGGCGACGCGGCCCGGGTACTCAAGGAACAGGGCGCCTCGGACGTCACCGTCGAGGACGACCGGGTCACCGCGGAACCGCCCGAGCGTGACCTCGCCGAGGTGAACGCCGCGTTGGTGACGGCGGGGGTCCGGGTCCGCGGGTTCGGGGTCGAACGGGCTTCCCTGGAGGACGCGTTCGTGGCGCTGACGGGGGAGGGCTTCGATGTCGCGGGCTGA